Proteins from one Desulfonema limicola genomic window:
- a CDS encoding MBL fold metallo-hydrolase, which yields MNNIYVTILGSGTCVPCLKRSACSLLMETGRSKLLFDCGPGTMRRLLEAGVEIYDISFIFLSHFHPDHSSELIPFLFANKYPDISRRKIPLTIAAGRGFSDFFQGLKKVYKDWIELPSGLFNIIEMDNKNPDFKVFDDFKLNTMPVEHNDESIAFRITNDSGVSAVYSGDTDYSENLIKLSKDANLLICESALPDALKVKGHLTPSLAGKIAEQADVKNLVLTHFYPECGQADIKKECSKTYSGSLFLAQDLMKINTGLNEILSDKSGCPQ from the coding sequence TTGAATAATATATATGTTACAATACTTGGTTCAGGAACATGTGTACCCTGTCTAAAAAGAAGTGCCTGCTCCTTATTAATGGAAACAGGCAGATCAAAGCTTTTGTTTGACTGCGGTCCTGGAACAATGAGACGGCTTCTGGAAGCAGGTGTGGAGATTTATGATATTTCATTTATTTTTCTCAGCCATTTTCACCCTGACCACAGCAGTGAGCTGATCCCTTTTTTATTTGCCAATAAATATCCTGATATCAGCAGGCGGAAGATTCCTCTGACCATAGCGGCAGGCAGGGGATTTTCAGATTTTTTTCAAGGATTAAAAAAGGTCTATAAAGACTGGATTGAGCTGCCTTCCGGTTTGTTTAATATAATAGAGATGGATAATAAAAATCCTGACTTTAAGGTTTTTGATGATTTTAAACTCAATACAATGCCTGTTGAGCATAATGATGAAAGCATTGCATTCAGGATAACTAATGATTCAGGGGTTTCAGCAGTTTATTCAGGGGATACGGATTACAGCGAAAATCTTATTAAATTGTCTAAGGATGCAAATCTGCTGATCTGCGAATCTGCACTTCCTGATGCTTTAAAAGTAAAAGGACATCTTACTCCCTCACTGGCTGGAAAAATAGCAGAGCAAGCTGATGTTAAAAATCTTGTTCTAACTCATTTTTACCCTGAATGCGGGCAGGCAGATATAAAAAAAGAATGCAGTAAAACCTATTCAGGTTCTTTATTTCTTGCACAAGACCTGATGAAAATAAATACAGGCTTAAATGAAATATTATCCGATAAATCTGGATGTCCGCAATAA
- a CDS encoding precorrin-2 dehydrogenase/sirohydrochlorin ferrochelatase family protein, with amino-acid sequence MKYYPINLDVRNKNCLIAGGGAVGTRKALTLLQCGANVTIVSPEVSEKLEKLALSGDVKLVRRGYAPGDLKGMFLAISASDNRTVNQMVYEDAVSCNVLCNVADIPDACHFTLPSVITRGDLTITISSSGKSPALSRKLRIELEKIFGKEYAECLQLMGAIRTKLLKKSHDPDNHRHLFRNILDKGLVEMIKYNNIQAVNELLFDVFGKGYTWELLMNTKQGN; translated from the coding sequence ATGAAATATTATCCGATAAATCTGGATGTCCGCAATAAAAACTGTTTGATAGCAGGGGGAGGAGCTGTTGGAACCAGAAAAGCTCTTACCCTTTTACAATGCGGAGCAAATGTAACAATTGTAAGCCCCGAAGTCAGTGAGAAACTGGAAAAACTTGCTTTGTCAGGTGATGTGAAACTGGTAAGAAGAGGATACGCTCCTGGTGATTTAAAAGGCATGTTCCTGGCAATAAGTGCTTCTGATAATAGAACAGTCAATCAAATGGTTTATGAAGATGCTGTGTCCTGCAATGTTTTGTGCAATGTTGCAGATATTCCTGATGCATGTCATTTTACCCTTCCTTCTGTAATTACCCGTGGAGACCTTACTATTACTATATCTAGTTCAGGAAAAAGTCCTGCATTATCCAGGAAATTAAGAATAGAGCTTGAAAAAATCTTTGGAAAAGAATACGCTGAATGTTTACAGCTTATGGGAGCCATACGAACAAAATTGTTGAAAAAAAGCCATGACCCTGATAATCACAGGCATCTTTTTAGAAATATACTGGATAAAGGGCTTGTTGAAATGATAAAATATAATAATATACAGGCAGTCAATGAGCTGCTGTTTGATGTTTTTGGAAAAGGCTATACATGGGAACTGCTCATGAACACAAAACAGGGGAACTGA